The Camelina sativa cultivar DH55 chromosome 14, Cs, whole genome shotgun sequence genome includes a window with the following:
- the LOC104743459 gene encoding UPF0725 protein EMB2204-like, with the protein MIRRLAYTQDIIPLHSSESDGFDFPNGNTNTHFECGGKYPSYPFRSLVKLYARLGLHRYNLLELSLQSFNMRVTGGPSSYYLSLVARVPDSRLQQAFQVLVQERSFGFLDLGCPIARPLVTTKEPHSDPTPPPDVITSVRVARQ; encoded by the exons ATGATTCGTCGGTTGGCCTATACACAAGACATAATTCCTCTGCACAGCAGTGAATCTGAT GGTTTCGATTTTCCCAACGGTAACACTAACACTCACTTCGAATGTGGAGGCAAGTATCCTAGTTATCCTTTTCGTTCTTTGGTCAAGCTTTATGCTAGGTTGGGGCTTCATCGCTACAATTTGTTAGAG CTTAGCCTACAGAGTTTCAACATGAGGGTGACTGGCGGTCCTTCCTCTTACTACCTTAGTCTGGTTGCACGTGTTCCAGATAGCCGTTTGCAGCAAGCCTTTCAAGTTCTTGTTCAGGAAAGGAGTTTTGGCTTTCTAGACTTGGGGTGCCCTATCGCTAGACCTCTAG TGACCACCAAGGAGCCTCATAGCGATCCAACACCACCACCCGATG TGATCACATCTGTCAGAGTTGCAAGACAATGA
- the LOC104740911 gene encoding inositol-pentakisphosphate 2-kinase-like, which produces MEEIVLKPKDAVDWSYRGEGAVNLVLAYIGSSPTFLGKMMRIHKMPKDGNENGDKSENGLTTHEKLIWGDVKELVSCQNKEIKEYLFVKHVMRPLLGHKHVNPGTRLLVAKEFLESVEKIITSQRPSWRADAASVDTNRSSVLLMDDLTLFAHGHVEDKPCLSVEIKPKCGFLPSSSFVAEENVIKKSITRFQMHQFLKLKENEISEISEYDPLDLFSGSKDRIHRAIKALYATPQNNFRVFLNGTLVFGGLGGGISKTTSKVEVAFEHILKDIIKTDDGLRADRFIELVAETVYSSEVLDQLLDVQKLDKYNIEGAIHVYYDLIDQPCKVCRDLEKSKSLNQYSSIHSIPLDEKVKILKDFLISATAKDCSVMMSFRSTDVRLSRSSSHSNLHLESTKQEFEYKVHFIDLDMRPLKKMEVYYELDKKIMNTYLEMLKKKGDQP; this is translated from the exons ATGGAAGAGATTGTTTTGAAACCAAAGGATGCAGTCGATTGGTCATATAGAGGCGAAGGAGCTGTAAATTTGGTTCTCGCTTACATTGGATCTTCTCCCACTTTC TTGGGAAAGATGATGAGGATACACAAAATGCCAAAAGATGGGAATGAAAATGGAGACAAAAGTGAAAATGGTCTTACTACTCATGAAAAGCTTATTTGGGGAGACGTTAAGGAACTTGTATCTTGCCAGAACAAGGAGATTAAAGAGTATTTGTTTGTCAAACATGTCATGAGACCTTTGTTGGGTCATAAACATGTAAATCCTGGA ACACGTCTTCTCGTAGCAAAGGAATTCCTTGAATCTGTTGAGAAAATTATAACATCTCAGCGCCCTTCTTGGAGAGCTGATGCAGCCAGTGTGGATACTAACCGCAGTTCCGTGCTTCTCATGGATGATTTGACACTTTTCGCTCACG GTCATGTTGAGGATAAACCATGCTTAAGTGTTGAAATAAAG CCCAAATGTGGATTTCTTCCATCTTCAAGTTTCGTAGCTGAAGAAAATGTTATTAAGAAGAGTATAACTCGTTTCCAAATGCACCAATTTCTGAAGCTTAAGGAAAACGAG ATCTCAGAAATCAGTGAGTATGATCCCTTGGACCTATTCTCCGGATCAAAAGATAGAATACACAGAGCAATAAAAGCACTCTACGCCACACCTCAGAACAATTTCCGCGTGTTCTTGAATGGAACTTTGGTGTTTGGAGGCTTAGGTGGTGGCATAAGCAAAACAACTTCAAAGGTTGAAGTAGCTTTTGAGCATATACTCAAAGATATAATCAAAACCGATGATGGCTTACGTGCAGATCGTTTCATAGAGCTTGTAGCAGAAACTGTCTACTCATCCGAAGTTCTAGATCAGCTTCTAGACGTCCAGAAGCTGGACAAATATAACATCGAGGGAGCGATTCACGTGTACTATGACTTGATTGACCAGCCATGTAAAGTGTGCAGAGACTTGGAGAAGAGTAAATCATTAAATCAGTATAGTTCCATACATTCAATTCCACTAGatgaaaaagtgaaaattttgaaggattttCTAATATCTGCCACTGCAAAGGACTGTAGTGTAATGATGAGTTTTAGATCAACAGACGTTAGGCTCTCAAGGTCATCTTCCCACAGTAATCTTCATCTCGAATCAACAAAGCAAGAATTTGAGTATAAG GTACATTTCATTGATCTTGATATGAGACCTTTGAAGAAAATGGAAGTCTATTACGAATTAGACAAGAAGATCATGAACACATACCTGgagatgctgaagaagaaaggagatcaACCTTGA